A single genomic interval of Candidatus Poribacteria bacterium harbors:
- a CDS encoding WG repeat-containing protein encodes MPILGSKFGYIDKSGHFVIPPQFDRCYDYTDGLATVEIEGKYGFIDKNGHFAIPPQFEWALGFSEGIAAVFINGKYGYIDKSATTVIPPTFEEVNDFSDGLAYVRTNTQKGYINHTGAWELIPPSYYDCWAPFCDGLAVAGVCREDEMNSRGYTADWECTGEGYIDKTGAIVIPPQFREVDDFSEGLAHVEIETGEHVFIDMMGDVAVKFDFDYASYYPYFSEGLINVKIDGKYGFADKMGRVVVEPQFKEAYRFSEGLAAARVKERWGYIDKTGEWMIEPKYLEAHNFSDGLALVLEVLN; translated from the coding sequence ATGCCAATACTTGGTTCCAAATTTGGTTACATTGATAAAAGTGGGCATTTTGTCATCCCTCCCCAGTTTGACCGTTGCTACGATTATACCGATGGATTAGCGACTGTGGAAATTGAAGGGAAATACGGATTTATTGACAAAAACGGACATTTTGCCATCCCGCCGCAATTTGAGTGGGCACTCGGATTTTCAGAAGGGATCGCCGCTGTTTTCATAAATGGAAAGTATGGTTACATTGACAAGTCCGCTACAACAGTAATACCTCCGACGTTTGAGGAGGTAAACGACTTTTCTGACGGACTTGCCTATGTACGAACCAACACACAAAAAGGTTATATTAACCACACGGGAGCATGGGAACTTATTCCACCGTCTTATTACGATTGCTGGGCTCCCTTTTGTGATGGGTTGGCTGTCGCGGGGGTCTGTCGAGAAGATGAGATGAACAGCCGCGGTTACACTGCTGATTGGGAATGCACAGGTGAAGGATATATTGATAAAACCGGGGCGATAGTCATCCCACCTCAATTTAGAGAGGTAGACGACTTCTCCGAAGGACTCGCTCATGTCGAAATAGAAACGGGTGAACACGTCTTCATTGATATGATGGGAGACGTAGCCGTGAAATTTGATTTTGATTATGCTTCCTATTACCCCTACTTTTCTGAAGGATTGATTAACGTAAAAATAGATGGAAAATATGGGTTTGCTGATAAAATGGGGCGTGTCGTCGTTGAGCCGCAGTTTAAAGAAGCTTATAGATTCTCTGAAGGCCTTGCAGCTGCTCGCGTTAAAGAACGGTGGGGATACATTGATAAAACGGGAGAGTGGATGATTGAACCCAAGTATCTGGAGGCGCATAACTTTTCAGATGGGTTGGCACTGGTACTGGAAGTGCTTAACTGA
- a CDS encoding Ldh family oxidoreductase, translating to MPNFTAEELTAICLNVFQKLNISEAEAEIVTRSMVDANRVGHDSHGVIHLAKYVRELEAGLIQPGALTETLHESASIAVLDGNWGFGPVIATRAVELAIAKAKQTDISSVAVSRCNEVGRLGGYACLAVDAEMIALLMANDHGGGTCVAPHGGVEGRLSTNPIACAVPIEGQDPIVLDMSTSVVASGKIRVRQHQDEVLPHGWLIDAEGESTTNADDFYSTPPAALLPFGGIAAHKGFGLSVIVDILAGTLTGAGCSQGADARVGNGLFVLAINVASFRGFPGFSAEIERFIAYLKSAKRAAGVDAIRMPGERSWKEQRKREREGIPIEAETWAQIQAL from the coding sequence ATGCCGAACTTTACAGCAGAAGAACTCACTGCTATTTGCCTCAACGTCTTCCAAAAATTAAATATATCTGAAGCGGAAGCGGAAATCGTAACCCGTTCTATGGTGGATGCCAACCGCGTCGGACACGATTCACACGGCGTTATTCATCTCGCAAAATATGTACGCGAACTGGAGGCAGGATTAATTCAACCGGGTGCTCTAACAGAGACCTTACACGAATCCGCGTCGATTGCGGTGTTAGATGGGAACTGGGGGTTCGGTCCCGTGATTGCGACGCGCGCTGTTGAATTGGCGATTGCAAAGGCAAAACAGACGGACATCAGTTCCGTTGCTGTCTCACGGTGTAATGAGGTCGGTCGATTGGGTGGATATGCATGCCTTGCAGTAGATGCGGAAATGATTGCACTACTGATGGCAAATGACCACGGCGGTGGCACGTGTGTTGCACCGCACGGCGGCGTTGAGGGCAGACTCTCTACCAATCCGATCGCGTGTGCTGTGCCGATTGAAGGGCAAGATCCGATTGTATTGGATATGTCTACGAGTGTTGTTGCATCGGGGAAGATTCGGGTTAGACAGCATCAGGACGAGGTGCTTCCACACGGCTGGTTGATTGACGCAGAAGGTGAGTCAACGACAAATGCGGACGACTTCTACAGCACGCCACCTGCTGCTTTATTACCGTTCGGCGGGATTGCTGCCCACAAAGGATTTGGTCTAAGCGTAATTGTTGATATTCTGGCAGGCACACTCACAGGTGCTGGGTGTAGCCAAGGTGCGGATGCCCGCGTCGGTAATGGGTTGTTTGTGCTTGCAATCAACGTTGCGAGTTTTAGAGGGTTTCCGGGGTTCAGTGCCGAGATAGAGCGTTTTATAGCGTATCTCAAATCAGCGAAACGCGCTGCTGGTGTTGACGCAATTCGGATGCCGGGGGAACGCAGTTGGAAGGAACAACGCAAACGGGAACGGGAAGGTATTCCGATAGAGGCAGAAACATGGGCACAAATTCAGGCTCTGTAA
- the infC gene encoding translation initiation factor IF-3 — protein MHYRGKRNQRTKERQSRSNYQIRAREVLLIDQDNKQVGVISTRDAMNRAEEVGLDLVEVSPNAKPPVCKIMDYGKYQYEKNKRAREARKKQTKVVLKGMQFRPDTAEHDYQFKKRHVEDFLKNGWKVRATVRFRGREMLHTDLGSNLLSRLKDDLEEIAEVEQPPRMETRIMSMILTPKSV, from the coding sequence ATACACTACAGAGGCAAACGTAATCAGAGAACGAAGGAAAGGCAGAGTCGTTCAAACTATCAGATTCGGGCCCGAGAGGTCTTGTTAATTGATCAGGACAACAAACAGGTTGGCGTTATTTCAACACGTGACGCTATGAACCGTGCTGAAGAAGTTGGATTGGATTTAGTAGAGGTTTCACCGAACGCTAAGCCCCCCGTTTGTAAGATCATGGACTACGGGAAGTATCAGTACGAGAAAAACAAGCGTGCGCGTGAGGCTCGAAAAAAGCAGACGAAGGTAGTCTTAAAAGGGATGCAGTTCCGACCAGATACCGCGGAACACGACTATCAGTTCAAAAAACGGCATGTTGAGGATTTCCTGAAAAATGGGTGGAAGGTCCGTGCAACCGTCCGATTCCGAGGGCGCGAGATGCTTCATACCGATCTTGGTAGCAATCTCCTTTCACGGCTCAAAGATGACCTCGAAGAAATTGCTGAGGTCGAACAACCCCCACGTATGGAAACGCGCATCATGTCGATGATCCTTACACCAAAATCTGTGTAA
- the rplT gene encoding 50S ribosomal protein L20, producing the protein MARVKTGNVRRKRRNRMLKHSKGYRGGRNNLKRTAMEAVEKGWNHAYAHRRARKRDFRRLWIARINAAARLHGLSYSRFIHGLKTAGIELDRKVLADMAINDEAGFGQLVALAKG; encoded by the coding sequence ATGGCACGAGTAAAAACAGGGAATGTCCGACGCAAACGGCGTAATCGGATGCTCAAGCATTCTAAAGGTTACCGCGGTGGGCGGAACAATCTTAAGCGTACCGCTATGGAAGCGGTAGAGAAGGGTTGGAATCACGCTTACGCACACCGTCGCGCCCGTAAACGCGATTTTAGACGACTTTGGATTGCCAGAATTAACGCCGCCGCCAGATTGCACGGACTCTCTTACAGCCGGTTCATACATGGGCTTAAGACTGCTGGCATCGAATTGGATAGGAAGGTCCTCGCCGACATGGCTATCAATGACGAAGCCGGTTTTGGGCAGCTTGTCGCCCTCGCAAAGGGTTAG
- the ugpC gene encoding sn-glycerol-3-phosphate ABC transporter ATP-binding protein UgpC produces MAQVTLKDVTKIYDGDVLAVEQADFQIPDESFTVLVGPSGCGKSTMLRMIAGLEEITEGDIYIDDERINDTPPKDRDIAMVFQNYALYPHMTVYKNMAFGLKLRKYPKAEIEQRVNEAAEILSISHLLNRKPKHLSGGERQRVAVGRAIVRHPKVFLFDEPLSNLDAKLRVQMRMEISRLHDRLNATIVYVTHDQVEAMTMGDQIVVLNEGKIQQIADPGTLYHKPANQFVGGFIGTPPMNFIETQIVSNGGTPTLRFESFEVELNSQLQSALIKLSGDAVTLGIRPEDIHLGESERNSVDTQVELVEPLGNHALLYLRTEKNNFVAQSDLINMPQHNTPLTVNFNMNKAHLFHPETGDSLF; encoded by the coding sequence ATGGCACAGGTCACCTTGAAAGATGTCACCAAAATTTACGATGGTGATGTCCTCGCAGTTGAACAGGCGGATTTCCAGATTCCAGATGAGTCATTTACCGTACTCGTCGGTCCGTCAGGATGCGGCAAATCGACGATGTTACGGATGATTGCCGGGTTGGAAGAGATTACCGAAGGCGACATCTATATCGATGATGAACGCATCAATGACACGCCGCCTAAAGATAGGGACATCGCTATGGTCTTCCAAAACTATGCGCTCTATCCACACATGACGGTGTATAAGAACATGGCGTTCGGGTTGAAACTTCGCAAATATCCGAAAGCGGAAATTGAACAGCGCGTCAACGAAGCGGCGGAAATTTTGAGCATTTCGCACCTCTTGAACCGCAAACCGAAGCATCTCTCCGGTGGTGAACGCCAACGCGTCGCTGTTGGTAGGGCAATCGTGCGACATCCGAAGGTGTTCCTATTCGATGAACCGTTGAGCAACCTTGACGCGAAGCTGCGTGTGCAAATGCGGATGGAGATCAGTCGGCTGCACGACCGACTCAACGCCACTATTGTCTACGTTACCCACGACCAAGTTGAAGCGATGACGATGGGGGACCAGATAGTCGTTCTCAATGAGGGGAAAATCCAACAGATTGCCGATCCCGGAACGCTTTACCACAAACCCGCGAACCAATTCGTCGGCGGCTTCATCGGTACACCACCGATGAATTTTATAGAGACGCAGATTGTGAGTAATGGCGGCACCCCGACACTCCGATTTGAGAGCTTTGAGGTGGAACTGAATAGCCAGCTCCAGTCGGCACTCATCAAACTTTCGGGAGACGCAGTAACGCTCGGTATCCGACCAGAGGATATTCACCTCGGTGAAAGTGAGAGGAACAGTGTTGATACACAAGTGGAACTGGTTGAGCCGCTCGGAAATCATGCACTTTTATATTTGCGGACCGAGAAAAACAACTTTGTTGCACAATCGGATCTTATCAATATGCCGCAACACAATACGCCGTTGACAGTTAACTTCAACATGAACAAGGCGCATCTGTTCCACCCAGAAACAGGTGATTCACTTTTTTAA
- a CDS encoding redoxin domain-containing protein — protein sequence MFSRNKIGSQEKENRSFRSVLIGVFASLVLIGFCVNLAGAYSVKPADEYKEIKAIYKRLREQHRSEDLEKLIEKSRDFVAAHPAYNRVDEVYYLLGNALVQLERVDEGIKVFEELIEDHPNARYVQNCLLELGLVYDQLGEHDKADNAYQKLVNHPKYGKRSQAKRARQILEQDRTERTGELSKPSGANPSLGMNPSEWIGTPALDFQVTDLKGEALSLEQYRGQVVLLDFWATWCPPCIAEIPNVKKTYETYKDQKFQIVGISLDRSREPLEAYIEKENLTWLHYWDNIGKVSNLYKVQTIPSTFLIDGEGVIRKTNLRGYRLETAVAELVKENLAKPTDTPTKTPESDSRLQSIPATKILKQETTPEKEESQKPLRTDPSEWVGKPAPDFQVTDLNGEALSLKDYRGQVVLLDFWATWCGPCIAEMPKVKKTYETYKDQKFQIIGISLDRSEELLAAYIEKEGLVWVHYWDDSRDVRNLYKVWGIPTAFLIDGEGIIRKASLGGFDVETAVAELVEKNLARPADPPASPAFDSSEGTQNMEPNVREIIDAAIAAHGGLQRLQAVKNIVIESHSFEHFPDGDVQDEGRSKAYFYPDKFRSDWDVDGDRGGLIFDGDSLFRLTDGEAKPVPSQEVVSYLIFFKDSLFREPIWLLPALAKGDIPVQYIGAEEVKGISTSVLRVTQPSGKKLKVFISKETHYIVQFSYEVGIGGGAENVTAFFEDYRDVDGVKVAHHRATKNGEYRQILVTDIELNAEVDEALFRPAE from the coding sequence ATGTTCTCCCGAAATAAAATAGGTTCACAAGAAAAAGAAAACAGAAGCTTCCGTAGTGTTCTCATCGGTGTGTTCGCGAGCCTTGTACTGATCGGTTTTTGTGTTAACCTCGCTGGTGCCTATTCAGTGAAACCCGCTGACGAATATAAGGAAATTAAGGCGATCTATAAACGTCTCAGAGAGCAGCACAGATCTGAAGATTTAGAGAAATTAATTGAGAAATCCAGAGATTTTGTTGCAGCACATCCAGCGTACAACCGCGTGGACGAGGTTTATTATTTGCTTGGTAATGCTTTAGTTCAGTTAGAGCGTGTTGACGAAGGCATTAAAGTCTTTGAAGAACTTATTGAGGACCATCCAAACGCCCGTTACGTTCAAAATTGCCTGTTAGAATTGGGGTTGGTGTATGATCAACTCGGCGAGCACGACAAAGCAGACAATGCTTATCAGAAATTGGTAAACCACCCAAAATATGGGAAGCGATCACAAGCGAAACGTGCGAGGCAAATTCTCGAACAGGATAGAACTGAGCGAACGGGTGAATTATCGAAACCCTCCGGGGCGAATCCGTCACTCGGAATGAATCCGAGCGAGTGGATTGGCACACCGGCATTGGATTTTCAGGTGACAGATTTGAAGGGTGAAGCACTCTCCTTAGAACAATACCGTGGACAAGTTGTACTGCTCGACTTCTGGGCGACATGGTGCCCGCCTTGTATCGCAGAGATACCGAATGTTAAGAAGACTTATGAAACATACAAAGATCAGAAATTCCAAATCGTCGGTATCAGCCTCGACAGGTCGAGGGAACCACTTGAGGCATACATTGAGAAAGAAAACCTCACATGGCTACACTATTGGGACAACATCGGCAAGGTCAGCAATCTTTACAAGGTACAGACGATTCCATCGACCTTTTTGATTGACGGTGAAGGTGTTATCCGCAAAACAAACCTCCGAGGCTATCGGCTTGAGACTGCTGTCGCTGAATTAGTGAAAGAAAATCTCGCGAAACCTACCGATACTCCCACGAAAACACCTGAATCCGATTCGCGATTACAGTCGATACCTGCAACAAAGATTCTTAAACAGGAGACAACCCCTGAGAAAGAAGAATCGCAGAAACCTCTTAGAACAGATCCGAGTGAGTGGGTCGGTAAACCGGCACCAGATTTTCAGGTAACCGATCTGAACGGTGAAGCACTCTCTTTGAAAGACTATCGTGGACAGGTTGTACTTCTTGATTTTTGGGCGACATGGTGTGGACCCTGCATTGCCGAGATGCCAAAAGTTAAGAAGACTTATGAAACATACAAAGACCAGAAGTTTCAGATTATCGGTATCAGTTTGGATCGGTCAGAGGAACTACTTGCGGCTTATATTGAGAAAGAAGGACTTGTATGGGTTCACTATTGGGATGACAGCCGCGACGTAAGGAATTTGTATAAGGTGTGGGGAATTCCAACGGCATTTTTGATTGACGGTGAAGGAATTATCCGAAAGGCGAGCCTCGGCGGTTTTGATGTTGAGACGGCTGTTGCTGAATTGGTGGAAAAAAATCTTGCCCGACCCGCCGATCCCCCCGCAAGTCCAGCGTTCGACTCATCTGAAGGCACACAAAATATGGAGCCGAATGTCAGAGAAATCATCGATGCTGCTATCGCTGCGCACGGTGGACTTCAGAGACTACAAGCCGTGAAAAACATCGTGATAGAATCTCACAGCTTTGAACACTTTCCTGACGGGGATGTGCAGGATGAGGGGCGTTCTAAAGCCTACTTTTATCCTGACAAATTCCGTAGCGATTGGGATGTAGACGGGGACAGAGGTGGTTTAATCTTTGATGGTGATTCTTTATTTCGGTTAACGGATGGAGAGGCAAAACCTGTTCCTTCTCAGGAGGTAGTGTCTTATCTTATCTTCTTCAAAGATAGCCTTTTCCGAGAACCGATTTGGCTTTTACCAGCACTCGCAAAAGGCGATATTCCTGTTCAATACATCGGAGCAGAGGAAGTAAAGGGCATTTCGACATCCGTTCTCCGCGTTACGCAGCCTTCTGGAAAAAAGTTAAAAGTCTTCATTAGTAAAGAAACGCACTACATAGTCCAGTTTAGTTATGAAGTTGGGATAGGCGGAGGGGCGGAAAACGTGACAGCGTTCTTTGAGGATTATCGGGATGTGGATGGCGTTAAAGTCGCGCATCATCGTGCCACAAAGAACGGGGAATATCGGCAGATTTTGGTTACCGACATCGAATTGAACGCTGAAGTTGACGAGGCACTGTTTCGTCCAGCAGAATAA
- the pheS gene encoding phenylalanine--tRNA ligase subunit alpha codes for MKAELQAIQVEALAALKSVETLDALESLRITYFGRKGKLTDAMKGMGNLSQEERPEIGRLANEVRATLTQAFETATQALHHQQQGHQLEVEAVDITLPGRKPAYGKAHPVMQILERIEAIFSQMGFEVVTGPDIETEYYNFDALNTPADHPARDLHDTFYLTDGHLLRTHTSPVQIRAMERQKPPVRIIVPGKCYRVDYDVSHTPMFHQVEGLLVDKHATFSELKGILTSFARQMFGDQTQMRFRPHFFPFTEPSAEVDISCTVCQGKGCRSCGGTGWVEILGAGAVDPAVFEAVNYDPDEVTGFAFGMGVERIANLQFRIPDIRTFYENDLRFLRQF; via the coding sequence ATGAAAGCAGAATTGCAAGCGATTCAGGTGGAAGCACTCGCAGCATTAAAATCGGTGGAAACATTAGACGCGCTTGAATCGCTCAGGATTACCTATTTTGGACGCAAGGGAAAATTGACGGATGCCATGAAAGGCATGGGGAACCTCTCCCAGGAGGAGCGTCCGGAGATTGGAAGACTCGCCAATGAAGTGCGTGCCACGCTAACGCAAGCGTTTGAAACAGCAACCCAAGCCCTGCATCATCAACAACAGGGACACCAACTTGAGGTAGAAGCCGTTGATATCACGCTTCCAGGACGAAAACCGGCTTACGGGAAAGCGCATCCTGTGATGCAAATCTTAGAACGCATTGAGGCAATTTTCTCTCAAATGGGGTTTGAAGTGGTGACTGGACCGGATATTGAGACGGAGTATTACAACTTTGATGCGTTGAATACGCCAGCCGATCATCCGGCTCGCGACTTACACGATACCTTTTACCTCACAGATGGACACCTCTTGCGCACACATACATCGCCGGTTCAGATCCGCGCGATGGAGCGTCAGAAACCACCGGTCCGCATTATCGTGCCTGGAAAATGCTATCGGGTGGATTACGATGTCTCGCACACACCGATGTTCCATCAGGTAGAAGGTTTGCTTGTAGACAAGCATGCCACTTTCAGCGAATTAAAAGGGATTTTGACCTCCTTCGCTCGACAGATGTTCGGCGACCAGACGCAGATGCGCTTCCGTCCGCATTTCTTCCCGTTCACGGAACCGAGTGCGGAGGTGGATATCTCTTGCACTGTCTGTCAAGGAAAAGGGTGTCGGAGTTGTGGTGGCACGGGATGGGTCGAAATCCTGGGGGCTGGTGCCGTTGACCCAGCCGTATTTGAAGCGGTGAACTATGATCCAGATGAAGTTACCGGGTTTGCCTTCGGTATGGGGGTGGAACGGATTGCGAACCTCCAATTTCGGATCCCAGATATCCGCACCTTCTACGAGAACGACCTCCGCTTCTTGCGTCAGTTTTGA
- a CDS encoding redoxin domain-containing protein — protein MLIRNETTRANQWYWLVIVLMGSVVFSSCVSSTLNTTGSTSSMTDNEAYAEIKAIAGKLENSGDPAAYEALIEKSKVFIKAHPKYKRVDEIYALLGASLVQINRTDEGIEILEELIRYYPTADYVEPSLLVLGLAYDKVGKHDKADPLYEKLVNHTKYRGRKYAETAQQLLEQDWEARTGEFANVPATNTSPSPNQFINKPALDFQVTGLKGEPLSLSQYRGQVVLLDFWATWCPPCIAEMPNVKRTYAKYKNQKFEIIGISLDQSTAPLEAYIASEGLMWRQYWDSGSRISSMYNVRAIPSTFLIDGAGIIRRVNLRGGALEMAVAELVRENLDN, from the coding sequence ATGCTTATCCGAAATGAAACCACCAGAGCGAACCAGTGGTATTGGCTTGTTATCGTTTTGATGGGATCGGTAGTGTTCAGTTCTTGTGTGAGTTCGACGCTTAACACGACCGGTTCTACTTCTTCAATGACGGATAACGAGGCATACGCCGAAATCAAAGCTATTGCTGGAAAACTTGAAAATAGCGGCGATCCGGCTGCTTATGAAGCCCTAATTGAGAAATCAAAGGTTTTTATTAAGGCGCACCCCAAATATAAGCGCGTGGATGAGATATACGCCCTTCTCGGAGCCAGTTTAGTCCAGATCAATCGTACCGACGAAGGAATTGAGATTCTTGAAGAACTCATTCGGTACTACCCAACTGCTGATTATGTTGAACCGAGTTTGTTGGTATTGGGATTGGCTTATGACAAAGTCGGTAAGCACGATAAGGCGGATCCGCTTTACGAAAAACTGGTAAATCATACAAAGTACCGTGGCCGTAAGTACGCCGAAACCGCACAGCAGCTCCTTGAACAGGATTGGGAGGCAAGAACAGGCGAATTCGCCAACGTCCCTGCAACGAACACAAGTCCAAGTCCGAACCAATTTATTAATAAACCTGCGTTAGATTTTCAGGTGACAGGTTTGAAGGGTGAACCGCTCTCACTGTCACAATATCGTGGACAGGTCGTGCTGCTCGATTTCTGGGCGACGTGGTGTCCGCCTTGCATCGCTGAGATGCCGAACGTTAAAAGGACTTACGCAAAGTACAAAAATCAGAAGTTTGAAATTATCGGTATCAGTTTAGATCAGTCAACAGCACCGCTTGAAGCATACATCGCGAGTGAAGGCCTCATGTGGCGGCAATATTGGGATAGCGGCAGCAGGATTAGCAGTATGTACAACGTTCGCGCAATTCCATCAACGTTTCTGATTGATGGTGCGGGCATTATCCGCCGAGTGAATCTCCGTGGCGGTGCGCTTGAGATGGCTGTGGCTGAACTCGTGCGCGAAAATCTGGATAATTAA
- the rpmI gene encoding 50S ribosomal protein L35 encodes MPKMKTHKGAAKRFKFTAKGKIRRNRAYAGHLFISKSSKQKRRLRQATLVHPSNEKRLKRLIHQ; translated from the coding sequence ATGCCGAAAATGAAAACGCATAAAGGCGCAGCAAAACGTTTCAAATTCACGGCTAAAGGTAAAATTCGTCGCAATCGCGCTTATGCCGGGCACTTATTTATCTCTAAGTCGTCGAAGCAGAAACGTAGATTGCGGCAAGCGACCCTTGTTCACCCGAGTAATGAGAAACGTTTGAAACGCCTCATTCATCAGTAG
- a CDS encoding RNA polymerase sigma factor → MTDEQRRDARLVHRILSGDETALAELNALYKHRICEFIASKIGDWHYAEELTQDTFLKVKQHLQTLREPEKVLNWMFRIADQLVAGWHRKNQKRIQMESFAEVSGTDMESAAANAYQLAETDALNEGRYINLFAAIAQLPELEQKIFRLQLQNKSYEEIAEICEVSMSSVRNRLSRAKQKLKAWAAAWEEANAEGRDLDFSEFNKGKGK, encoded by the coding sequence GTGACCGATGAGCAAAGGCGAGATGCAAGACTTGTTCACAGGATCCTATCTGGAGACGAGACTGCTCTTGCAGAACTCAATGCGCTATACAAGCACCGTATCTGTGAATTTATCGCAAGTAAAATAGGCGACTGGCACTATGCGGAGGAGCTAACCCAGGACACGTTCCTCAAAGTGAAGCAACATCTACAAACGTTGAGGGAACCCGAGAAGGTTTTGAATTGGATGTTCCGCATTGCTGATCAACTGGTTGCCGGATGGCATAGAAAAAACCAGAAACGTATCCAGATGGAATCTTTTGCTGAGGTTTCCGGGACTGATATGGAAAGCGCAGCTGCCAACGCATACCAATTAGCGGAAACGGACGCGTTGAACGAGGGTCGATATATAAATCTCTTTGCGGCGATCGCGCAACTGCCTGAATTAGAGCAGAAGATATTTCGCCTGCAACTCCAAAACAAGAGTTATGAAGAGATTGCTGAAATATGCGAAGTCTCTATGTCCTCCGTGAGGAATCGGTTGTCTCGTGCAAAGCAAAAACTCAAAGCCTGGGCAGCAGCTTGGGAAGAAGCAAATGCTGAAGGCCGAGACTTGGATTTCTCAGAGTTTAACAAGGGGAAGGGTAAATAG
- a CDS encoding NAD(P)-dependent oxidoreductase, whose protein sequence is MPNRRKVLITGASGYVAGRMLPEFRERYELILLDVRTTNRQGEEVEGIQIAELTDPVRDAYRHHFEGVDAVVHCAFKGGNFENELANVQMAYNLYQTCVETDVRRVVVCSSNHAADYYERLIWADKWDVVTPEMRPLSDNFYGWAKEAYEHLGFVFATGHVDGKKLQNVQLRIGGPRETDMANSSADDLKAMRRGLGAYLSVRDQVQLFVKSIETENIEDENGIPFQIFYGISDNSHKFWSIANARKVIGYAPEDDSQLRFAERLAELLEQAKET, encoded by the coding sequence ATGCCAAACCGTAGAAAAGTTCTTATCACCGGAGCCTCAGGCTATGTTGCCGGACGGATGCTCCCAGAGTTTCGTGAACGTTATGAACTCATACTCTTAGACGTGAGAACCACCAATCGGCAGGGCGAAGAGGTCGAAGGGATCCAAATCGCTGAACTCACTGACCCGGTCAGAGATGCATACAGACACCATTTTGAAGGCGTTGACGCAGTCGTCCATTGTGCCTTCAAAGGTGGCAATTTTGAAAACGAACTCGCCAACGTTCAGATGGCATACAATCTCTATCAAACCTGTGTTGAAACCGATGTCCGACGCGTCGTTGTCTGCAGTTCTAATCACGCCGCTGACTACTATGAACGGCTCATCTGGGCAGATAAGTGGGACGTGGTAACACCAGAGATGCGTCCACTCTCCGATAACTTCTACGGCTGGGCAAAAGAGGCTTACGAACATCTCGGCTTTGTCTTTGCGACTGGACATGTTGACGGTAAGAAACTTCAGAACGTCCAATTACGGATCGGAGGACCACGGGAGACAGATATGGCGAATTCCTCAGCGGACGATTTGAAGGCGATGCGCCGCGGACTCGGTGCATACTTGAGCGTCCGAGATCAGGTGCAACTCTTCGTCAAAAGCATTGAGACAGAGAACATAGAGGACGAAAACGGTATTCCGTTCCAGATATTCTACGGTATCAGCGATAATTCGCATAAGTTCTGGAGTATTGCCAACGCCCGGAAAGTGATAGGTTATGCGCCAGAAGACGACAGTCAACTCCGTTTTGCTGAGCGGTTAGCAGAATTGTTAGAGCAAGCAAAAGAGACGTAG